Proteins from a single region of Caloramator sp. E03:
- a CDS encoding LacI family DNA-binding transcriptional regulator: MATIEEVAKEAGVSVATVSRVLNNKSPVSINARIKVENAIKKLKYEPNMLGRNLRRSESRMILALLPSISNPFYASIIQGIEDIAVENNYGVLLCETSSKSEREMLYFNLLKQKLADGVISLDPTIDKNNLKEIGIRYPFIQCCEYDEDLNIPYVAIDNKLAAYKAVKHLISIGHKNIALINSDEKFLYARLRKEGYIEALQENNIEVDEKLMINCDLDFESGKKAMKQLLKSNESLTAVFAVADILAIGAIKAIKEANYRVPDDIAVVGFDNIPMANMIDPALTTIAQPMYQIGCTACKMLIKKINNKDETIENSILGFELIIRESTMK, encoded by the coding sequence ATGGCAACAATAGAAGAAGTAGCAAAAGAAGCAGGTGTGTCTGTTGCAACTGTTTCAAGGGTATTAAATAATAAGAGTCCTGTTTCTATTAATGCGAGGATTAAAGTTGAAAATGCAATAAAAAAGCTTAAATATGAACCTAATATGCTTGGAAGGAATTTAAGAAGATCTGAAAGTAGAATGATATTAGCACTACTTCCGAGTATATCTAATCCATTTTATGCAAGTATAATTCAAGGTATTGAAGATATAGCTGTTGAAAATAATTATGGTGTACTTTTATGTGAGACATCATCAAAGAGCGAGAGAGAAATGTTGTATTTTAATTTATTAAAACAAAAACTTGCCGATGGTGTAATTTCTCTTGATCCAACTATTGATAAAAATAATTTAAAGGAAATTGGAATAAGATATCCTTTTATTCAATGCTGTGAATATGATGAGGATCTAAATATTCCTTATGTAGCTATAGATAATAAATTGGCAGCATATAAAGCAGTTAAACATTTAATATCGATTGGACATAAAAATATAGCACTAATAAACTCTGATGAAAAATTTCTATATGCAAGGCTTAGAAAGGAAGGATATATTGAGGCATTACAAGAAAACAATATAGAAGTAGATGAAAAATTGATGATTAATTGTGATTTGGATTTTGAAAGTGGAAAAAAAGCGATGAAACAACTTTTAAAATCTAATGAAAGTCTAACTGCAGTTTTTGCTGTTGCAGATATATTGGCAATAGGAGCAATAAAAGCTATAAAAGAAGCTAATTATAGGGTACCTGATGATATTGCAGTTGTTGGATTTGATAACATACCTATGGCAAATATGATAGATCCTGCTTTAACAACAATAGCACAACCTATGTATCAGATAGGTTGTACAGCTTGCAAGATGCTTATTAAAAAAATAAACAATAAAGATGAAACAATTGAAAACTCAATCCTTGGATTTGAATTGATAATAAGGGAGTCGACTATGAAATGA
- a CDS encoding putative ABC transporter permease: MKAYYYIFYSFIVYSFFGWIIEVIFHLYKDKKFINRGFLFGPVCPIYGVSAVFFIVFLSRFNNIIFIFLGGAVLASAIEIVTGYLMEVMFNAKWWDYSNEKFNIKGYVCLKFSFIWGALAVFFIKFLNPLISKIVYYFIENFGESLYSFIFGGFIVDIVLTLNSLIAFRSFFKELQDILLEIKSNVDNLKENLAFDVKEKIEERIDNLNGLKERLIGRINKRHIYLMKAYPHMKSKKFDLAIDDIKKRFEKYFNI; the protein is encoded by the coding sequence TTGAAAGCTTATTATTATATTTTTTATAGCTTTATTGTATATTCCTTTTTTGGATGGATTATTGAGGTTATATTTCACCTGTATAAAGATAAAAAATTTATAAACAGAGGATTTCTATTTGGACCTGTATGCCCTATATATGGGGTTTCAGCGGTGTTTTTTATAGTTTTTTTAAGTCGATTTAATAATATTATATTTATATTCTTAGGTGGTGCAGTTTTAGCTTCTGCTATTGAAATAGTAACAGGTTACCTTATGGAAGTAATGTTTAATGCAAAGTGGTGGGACTATAGCAACGAAAAGTTTAATATAAAGGGATATGTATGCTTAAAATTTTCATTTATTTGGGGAGCATTAGCAGTATTTTTTATAAAATTTCTAAATCCCTTGATTTCTAAAATAGTATATTATTTTATAGAAAACTTTGGTGAGTCATTATATAGCTTTATATTTGGAGGATTTATAGTTGATATAGTCCTTACATTAAACAGCCTTATTGCATTTAGGTCTTTTTTCAAAGAACTCCAGGATATATTACTTGAAATAAAGTCAAATGTAGATAATCTTAAGGAGAATTTAGCTTTTGATGTTAAAGAGAAGATTGAAGAAAGGATAGATAATCTTAATGGTTTAAAAGAAAGGTTAATTGGGAGAATAAATAAAAGGCATATATATCTTATGAAGGCATATCCCCACATGAAGTCTAAAAAATTTGATTTAGCAATAGATGATATTAAAAAGAGATTCGAAAAATATTTTAATATTTAA
- a CDS encoding trans-sulfuration enzyme family protein produces MEKDKYFAFDTKAIHGGYNGRNPDNALNPPIFQTSTFTFESIEHADDVMNFKSSDYVYTRGNNPTLRLFENRMSCLEEGAGAVAFSSGMAAISSVLFSLLKPNDNIILHRTLYGSTFSVAKNLLPKYGIQSKIIDLRNLDLLKESIDDNTKVIYFETPCNPNLEIIDIKGVCSIAKNKNIKVVVDNTFASPYFQRPLTLGADVVVHSATKYICGHGDVVGGVAISKDLDYINYLKFEYMCEFGGVLSPFNAWLLLRGLKTLGVRMRQHEKNAISVAKFLKNHKKVKSVYYPGFEDNEGYKIAKDQMYGFGGMVSFEVQGGLEVAKKIVNSLKLIKISVSLGDCETLIEIPSMITHRGYPGDKLLDYGFSKDLIRISVGLEDEADIIYDLKNALDKI; encoded by the coding sequence ATGGAAAAGGATAAATATTTTGCTTTTGATACGAAGGCAATTCATGGTGGCTATAATGGTAGGAACCCAGATAATGCTTTAAACCCTCCAATATTTCAAACATCAACTTTTACCTTTGAAAGCATAGAACATGCTGATGATGTAATGAATTTTAAAAGCAGTGACTATGTTTATACGAGAGGGAATAATCCTACATTAAGGCTTTTTGAAAACAGAATGTCATGTCTTGAGGAAGGAGCAGGTGCTGTTGCTTTTTCTTCAGGTATGGCGGCAATAAGTAGCGTTTTGTTTTCTCTTTTAAAGCCTAATGATAATATAATACTTCATAGAACTCTTTATGGTTCTACTTTTAGTGTTGCAAAGAATCTTTTACCTAAATACGGCATTCAATCAAAGATAATAGACCTTAGGAATTTAGATTTGCTTAAAGAATCAATAGATGATAATACTAAGGTTATTTATTTTGAAACTCCATGTAACCCAAATCTTGAAATAATTGATATAAAAGGTGTTTGTAGTATTGCAAAAAATAAAAATATAAAAGTTGTTGTTGATAATACTTTTGCTTCCCCTTATTTTCAACGACCTTTGACTTTAGGGGCTGATGTTGTAGTTCACAGTGCTACAAAGTATATATGCGGGCATGGAGATGTTGTAGGTGGAGTTGCTATATCAAAGGATTTGGATTACATAAACTATCTTAAGTTTGAATATATGTGTGAGTTTGGAGGAGTTTTAAGCCCATTTAACGCTTGGCTTTTATTAAGAGGTCTTAAAACTCTTGGAGTTAGGATGAGACAGCATGAGAAAAACGCAATTTCAGTTGCAAAGTTTTTGAAAAATCATAAAAAGGTTAAAAGTGTTTATTATCCTGGATTTGAGGATAATGAAGGTTATAAGATTGCAAAGGATCAGATGTATGGATTCGGAGGGATGGTATCCTTTGAAGTTCAAGGAGGCCTTGAAGTTGCGAAAAAAATTGTAAACTCTTTAAAGCTTATTAAAATATCTGTAAGCCTTGGGGATTGTGAAACTTTGATTGAAATACCATCAATGATAACCCATAGAGGATATCCAGGAGATAAGCTATTAGATTATGGATTCTCTAAAGATTTGATCAGAATATCAGTAGGACTTGAAGATGAGGCTGATATAATTTATGATTTAAAGAATGCATTGGATAAAATATAG
- a CDS encoding S-methyl-5'-thioinosine phosphorylase, producing the protein MDKAIIGGTGVYSIGNSISKEIETIYGKAYVDIVNINGEEIVFLARHGKGHSTPPHLINYRANMKALEQIGVKYIYATAAVGSCNENYSVGDVVVIKDFIDFTKSRPLTFYEGGDSSVVHTDMSEPYCRNLISRFYDEAKNLSINIKGEAVYCCTEGPRFETASEIRMYKRLGADVVGMTNVPEVVLAKELGMCYSAVGIITNFCTGISSSIELHDIEGAMNRNKEIVTKAFINVFKGNLNQESCRCKNSRIIL; encoded by the coding sequence ATGGATAAGGCGATAATTGGTGGTACAGGTGTATATAGTATAGGTAATAGCATTTCAAAAGAAATTGAAACAATATATGGCAAAGCTTATGTTGATATAGTTAATATTAATGGTGAGGAAATAGTGTTTCTTGCAAGGCACGGTAAGGGACATTCAACTCCACCACATCTTATAAATTACAGAGCTAATATGAAGGCACTGGAGCAAATTGGGGTAAAATATATATATGCGACTGCTGCTGTTGGTTCTTGCAATGAAAATTACTCTGTTGGAGATGTTGTTGTTATAAAAGATTTTATAGATTTTACAAAATCAAGACCTCTAACATTTTATGAAGGTGGAGATTCTTCAGTTGTTCATACCGATATGAGTGAGCCTTATTGTAGAAATCTTATTTCAAGATTTTATGATGAGGCAAAAAATCTTTCCATAAATATTAAAGGTGAAGCTGTTTACTGTTGCACAGAAGGTCCAAGATTTGAAACTGCATCTGAAATTAGGATGTATAAAAGATTAGGAGCTGATGTTGTTGGTATGACCAATGTTCCAGAGGTTGTTCTTGCTAAGGAACTTGGTATGTGCTACAGTGCTGTTGGAATTATAACTAATTTTTGTACTGGTATTTCATCAAGCATTGAACTTCATGATATCGAAGGTGCCATGAATAGGAATAAAGAGATAGTAACTAAAGCTTTTATAAATGTTTTTAAAGGTAATTTAAATCAAGAAAGCTGCAGATGCAAAAATAGCAGAATAATATTATAA
- the mtnA gene encoding S-methyl-5-thioribose-1-phosphate isomerase, protein MKTIEFKDGVLKLIDQRKLPLSFEIFECKNYRDVDFAIKDMVVRGAPAIGVSAGYGVYLAALEYKNLTKEEFLSQVRRACDMLYVSRPTAVNLMWAINRMRDLINSNSEKSIDEICDIIKCEADKIAKEDEEINKKIAKYGNEIVPQNARILTHCNTGALATSAYGTALGVIREAHYSGKNIFVYADETRPRLQGARLTAFELVQEKIPAKLIPDNAAATLIRDGKVDVIIVGADRIALNGDTANKIGTFMLSVIAKVYNVPFYIAAPTSTIDFNIESGKEIVIEERDSREVTHIEGVRIAPEGIEVYNPAFDVTPGENIKGIITEKGIITKPFRENILKLKL, encoded by the coding sequence ATTAAAACTATAGAATTTAAAGATGGAGTTTTAAAATTAATAGATCAAAGGAAACTACCTTTAAGTTTTGAAATTTTTGAATGTAAAAACTATAGGGATGTTGACTTTGCAATAAAGGATATGGTAGTAAGAGGTGCCCCGGCAATTGGGGTTAGTGCTGGATACGGGGTTTATCTTGCAGCATTAGAATATAAAAATCTTACAAAAGAAGAATTTTTAAGTCAGGTTAGAAGAGCATGTGATATGCTTTATGTATCAAGACCAACTGCAGTCAATCTTATGTGGGCAATAAACAGAATGAGAGATTTGATAAATTCTAATAGTGAAAAATCAATAGATGAAATATGTGATATTATAAAGTGTGAAGCGGATAAAATTGCAAAAGAAGATGAGGAGATAAATAAAAAAATTGCAAAGTATGGAAATGAAATAGTACCACAAAATGCAAGGATACTTACCCACTGCAACACAGGAGCACTCGCAACATCAGCCTATGGAACTGCTCTTGGAGTTATAAGAGAAGCCCACTATAGTGGTAAAAATATATTTGTTTATGCAGATGAAACAAGACCTCGCCTTCAAGGAGCAAGACTTACAGCCTTTGAACTTGTACAGGAGAAAATACCTGCAAAGCTTATACCTGACAATGCTGCAGCAACGCTTATAAGGGACGGTAAGGTTGATGTTATTATAGTTGGTGCTGATAGGATTGCATTAAATGGTGATACAGCAAACAAAATAGGAACATTTATGCTTTCAGTTATTGCAAAGGTTTATAATGTGCCTTTTTATATAGCAGCGCCAACATCAACAATAGATTTTAATATAGAATCGGGGAAGGAAATAGTAATTGAAGAGAGGGACAGTAGGGAAGTTACACATATTGAAGGTGTAAGGATTGCCCCAGAAGGGATTGAAGTGTATAATCCTGCCTTCGATGTAACTCCAGGCGAAAATATAAAAGGAATAATAACTGAGAAGGGTATAATAACAAAACCTTTTAGGGAAAATATATTAAAGCTAAAATTATAG